A single region of the Brassica rapa cultivar Chiifu-401-42 chromosome A03, CAAS_Brap_v3.01, whole genome shotgun sequence genome encodes:
- the LOC103857144 gene encoding dihydrodipicolinate reductase-like protein CRR1, chloroplastic encodes MAAVSCCFFKLSHSRHLKPSRPSFSCSASQPSQNNIKVIINGAAKEIGRAAVVAVTKARGMELAGAVDNHFLGEDIGLLCNMVEPLEIPVVSDLTMVLGSISQGKEVGVVIDFTDPSTVYENVKQATAFGMKSVVYVPRIKPETVSALSALCDKATMGCLVAPTLSIGSILLQQAVIMASFHYNNVEIVESRPNATDLPSPEATQIANNISNLGQIYNREDSSTDVQARGQVIGEDGVRVHSMVLPGLPSSTQVYFSSPGDVYTVKHDIVDVRSLMPGLLLAIRKVVRLKNLVYGLEKFL; translated from the exons ATGGCAGCTGTGAGCTGCTGCTTCTTCAAGCTATCACATTCACGACATCTCAAACCCTCGAGGCCTTCTTTTTCCTGCTCCGCCTCTCAACCTTCCCAAAACAACATAAAG GTAATCATAAACGGAGCTGCAAAGGAGATAGGAAGAGCGGCTGTGGTTGCTGTGACTAAAGCCAGGGGAATGGAGTTAGCTGGTGCTGTCGACAACCATTTTCTTGGCGAAGATATTGGCTTG CTCTGTAACATGGTGGAACCTCTAGAGATACCAGTAGTGAGTGATCTAACAATGGTCTTAGGCTCGATATCTCAG GGAAAAGAAGTGGGAGTTGTGATCGACTTTACAGACCCATCAACAGTGTATGAGAACGTAAAACAg GCAACGGCATTTGGGATGAAGAGTGTTGTGTATGTACCTCGGATTAAGCCAGAGACAGTATCAGCGTTATCTGCACTTTGTGACAAGGCCACCATG GGGTGCCTTGTAGCACCAACACTATCCATAGGATCTATACTTCTCCAACAGGCTGTGATCATGGCTTCCTTCCACTACAACAACGTTGAAATCGTAGAGTCAAGGCCTAATGCAACG GATCTTCCTTCTCCAGAAGCTACCCAAATTGCGAACAACATATCAAATCTTGGTCAGATATACAACAGAGAAGATAGTTCAACTGATGTTCAG GCAAGAGGTCAAGTAATCGGAGAAGATGGGGTTCGTGTTCACAGTATGGTTCTACCTGGACTACCATCTAGCACACAAGTCTACTTCTCAAGTCCAGGAGAT GTTTACACTGTTAAACACGACATAGTTGACGTAAGGTCCCTAATGCCTGGACTACTTCTCG
- the LOC103857146 gene encoding uncharacterized protein LOC103857146 isoform X2 gives MAQASLPFKVGEIVEVRSFEEGYRGAWFRCKILNIYTKEEKLFYSLKYLDYDGEEIHHTQVYQQFEDGEEWLMVRPSYPPCYQEREVRKIEADQAPLVVVHGSWQVGDLVDWDRDGCFWCATVLTVKRNEPFQIELFPPPLGEGETYKALRKDVRPTLDWSPEDGWTLPSTDGRKSQSVRLVKREKGDHVPGKEKTERAKKQKTERHTQHRTERDAQQKTEGDMQPEKGNGEIRQNIDESDSIEAAVYDLEELIVRIEWIKNMLSPDVGEGSTWKYQDYRPSSK, from the exons ATGGCTCAAGCAAGCTTACCTTTCAAAGTTGGGGAAATTGTTGAAGTAAGATCTTTTGAAGAGGGATATCGTGGAGCTTGGTTTCGATGCAAG ATATTAAACATATACACGAAGGAGGAGAAATTGTTCTACAGCTTGAAGTATCTTGATTACGATGGGGAAG AGATACATCACACACAAGTCTATCAACAGTTTGAAGATGGGGAGGAGTGGCTGATGGTTCGACCATCATATCCACCATGTTATCAGGAGCGGGAAGTCCGTAAAATCGAGGCTGACCAAGCACCTCTTGTTGTCGTTCATGGCTCTTGGCAAGTAGGAGACTTGGTTGATTGGGATAGAGATGGATGTTTCTGGTGTGCAACGGTCTTAACAGTGAAGAGAAACGAACCATTCCAG ATTGAGTTGTTTCCACCACCACTCGGTGAAGGAGAAACTTATAAAGCTTTGCGTAAGGACGTGCGTCCAACATTGGATTGGTCACCTGAAGATGGCTGGACACTGCCTTCTACG GATGGACGAAAAAGTCAAAGTGTTAGGCTCGTGAAACGTGAGAAAGGAG ATCATGTACctggaaaagaaaaaacagagaGAGCCAAGAAGCAGAAGACAGAGAGACACACGCAGCACAGGACTGAGAGAGACGCGCAGCAGAAGACAGAGGGAGACATGCAGCCAGAGAAAGGCAATGGAGAGATTCGACAAAATATCGATGAGTCGGATTCAATTGAAGCTGCAGTTTATGACTTGGAAGAGCTTATCGTTCGAATTGAGTGGATAAAAAATATGCTAAGTCCAGATGTTGGAGAAGGTTCAACGTGGAAATATCAAGATTACCGCCCATCTTCTAAGTGA
- the LOC103857146 gene encoding uncharacterized protein LOC103857146 isoform X1: MAQASLPFKVGEIVEVRSFEEGYRGAWFRCKILNIYTKEEKLFYSLKYLDYDGEEIHHTQVYQQFEDGEEWLMVRPSYPPCYQEREVRKIEADQAPLVVVHGSWQVGDLVDWDRDGCFWCATVLTVKRNEPFQIELFPPPLGEGETYKALRKDVRPTLDWSPEDGWTLPSTDGRKSQSVRLVKREKGVDHVPGKEKTERAKKQKTERHTQHRTERDAQQKTEGDMQPEKGNGEIRQNIDESDSIEAAVYDLEELIVRIEWIKNMLSPDVGEGSTWKYQDYRPSSK, translated from the exons ATGGCTCAAGCAAGCTTACCTTTCAAAGTTGGGGAAATTGTTGAAGTAAGATCTTTTGAAGAGGGATATCGTGGAGCTTGGTTTCGATGCAAG ATATTAAACATATACACGAAGGAGGAGAAATTGTTCTACAGCTTGAAGTATCTTGATTACGATGGGGAAG AGATACATCACACACAAGTCTATCAACAGTTTGAAGATGGGGAGGAGTGGCTGATGGTTCGACCATCATATCCACCATGTTATCAGGAGCGGGAAGTCCGTAAAATCGAGGCTGACCAAGCACCTCTTGTTGTCGTTCATGGCTCTTGGCAAGTAGGAGACTTGGTTGATTGGGATAGAGATGGATGTTTCTGGTGTGCAACGGTCTTAACAGTGAAGAGAAACGAACCATTCCAG ATTGAGTTGTTTCCACCACCACTCGGTGAAGGAGAAACTTATAAAGCTTTGCGTAAGGACGTGCGTCCAACATTGGATTGGTCACCTGAAGATGGCTGGACACTGCCTTCTACG GATGGACGAAAAAGTCAAAGTGTTAGGCTCGTGAAACGTGAGAAAGGAG TAGATCATGTACctggaaaagaaaaaacagagaGAGCCAAGAAGCAGAAGACAGAGAGACACACGCAGCACAGGACTGAGAGAGACGCGCAGCAGAAGACAGAGGGAGACATGCAGCCAGAGAAAGGCAATGGAGAGATTCGACAAAATATCGATGAGTCGGATTCAATTGAAGCTGCAGTTTATGACTTGGAAGAGCTTATCGTTCGAATTGAGTGGATAAAAAATATGCTAAGTCCAGATGTTGGAGAAGGTTCAACGTGGAAATATCAAGATTACCGCCCATCTTCTAAGTGA
- the LOC103857148 gene encoding uncharacterized protein LOC103857148 isoform X2, whose protein sequence is MDPEEDRRHSKKQHEHINMLSFVADSEYGIPKRCPCGGRLINEVRGEEDYDTLPGKRFFTCRNYEADGLHYRQPWVIGVQEELERLTKRVEEAEEVMLGVSTLSKRFERLEEQVNSLNEAVYDLTVQVHSLEKVCFD, encoded by the exons ATGGATCCGGAAGAAGATAGAAGACATTCAAAGAAGCAACATGAACACATCAACATGTTAAGTTTCGTGGCGGATTCTGAGTACGGTATTCCTAAAAGGTGTCCGTGTGGTGGGAGACTCATAAACGAGGTGCGCGGGGAGGAGGACTACGACACTCTTCCTGGGAAGCGGTTCTTCACCTGCAGAAACTACGAG GCTGATGGGCTCCATTATCGTCAGCCTTGGGTGATAGGTGTGCAGGAGGAGCTCGAGAGGCTAACTAAACGGGTGGAAGAGGCTGAGGAGGTGATGCTGGGGGTGTCCACTCTTAGTAAACGGTTTGAGAGACTTGAG GAACAGGTTAATTCACTCAATGAGGCTGTCTATGACCTCACTGTGCAGGTCCATTCCCTCGAGAAGGTCTGCTTCGATTGA
- the LOC117132399 gene encoding glutathione S-transferase T3-like, with product MEPFSLHGPGFVNLLASQSSSPIDVDSAEAAVNSPGLVKPPERRKWTTKEDLVLISAWLNTSKDPIVSNEQKLGTFWKRIEAYFNSSPQLIGSLPREWGQCKQRWGRVNAEVCRFVGSHETALKEQSSGQSENDVMKTAHDIYFNDYHLKFALEHCWRELRFDQKWRSHSQPKEKRKEGGAEAVREEEEVRPPGVKASKAAKRKKPNEAAYDHIHTILAEKNTISRQKILDRLLAKNIDTLSDNEVALKNKLISEML from the coding sequence ATGGAACCTTTTTCCCTTCACGGTCCCGGGTTTGTTAACCTATTAGCTTCGCAGAGCAGTAGTCCAATAGACGTTGACTCTGCTGAGGCTGCAGTTAACTCACCCGGGTTAGTTAAACCACCGGAAAGGAGAAAGTGGACAACCAAAGAAGACCTTGTACTGATCAGTGCTTGGTTAAACACCAGCAAAGATCCGATAGTTAGTAATGAACAGAAGTTAGGGACTTTTTGGAAGAGAATTGAGGCGTATTTCAATTCTAGTCCTCAGCTCATTGGCTCCCTTCCTCGAGAGTGGGGTCAATGTAAGCAGAGGTGGGGAAGGGTGAATGCAGAGGTCTGCAGGTTTGTGGGTTCCCATGAAACGGCTCTGAAGGAGCAATCGAGTGGGCAAAGTGAAAATGATGTCATGAAGACTGCGCATGACATCTATTTCAATGACTACCATCTCAAGTTTGCGCTTGAACATTGCTGGAGGGAACTCCGGTTTGATCAGAAGTGGAGGTCACACTCTCAGCCGAAGGAGAAAAGGAAGGAAGGTGGTGCGGAGGCGGTGCGTGAGGAGGAAGAGGTTAGGCCTCCTGGTGTTAAGGCTAGCAAAGCTGCTAAACGCAAGAAGCCAAATGAAGCAGCTTATGATCATATACATACCATCCTAGCTGAGAAAAATACCATTTCCAGACAAAAGATCCTTGATCGTTTGCTAGCCAAAAACATAGACACACTTTCTGATAATGAAGTGGCTCTCAAGAATAAACTCATCTCTGAAATGCTTTGA
- the LOC103857148 gene encoding putative nuclease HARBI1 isoform X1 → MSSSSSDEVDEAIEEMVDEVVDNYIDSIVEVQGKKPKRRAYIDRDREQGHNQLWNDYFKENPTYPPEMFRRRFRMNKPLFLRIVERISNEVPYFQQRRNAHGRNGLSALQKCTAAIRMLAYGQSGDTYDEYLRLGDSTSRLCLANFTDAIIELFGNEYLRKPTAEDLQRLLDVGEVRGFPGMIGSIDCMHWEWKNCPTAWKGQFTRGSGKPTIVLEAVASQDLWIWHAFFGLPGTLNDINVLDRSPVFDDILHGRAPKVKFKVNNHTYRMAYYLTDGIYPNWSTFIQSIPLPQGPKAEKFAEKQESARKDVERAFGVLQSRFAIVKNPALQWDKEKIGKIMRTCVILHNMIVENERHGYAQIDTSEFESGESSRTSRVTRRESIHVGDMLGMRREVRDPEKHARLKADLMENIWQKFGDEDE, encoded by the coding sequence ATGTCATCCTCATCAAGTGATGAAGTTGATGAAGCTATAGAAGAAATGGTCGACGAAGTAGTTGATAATTACATCGACTCAATAGTTGAGGTCCAAGGTAAGAAGCCAAAAAGACGTGCTTATATCGACAGAGATCGGGAACAAGGACACAATCAACTATGGAACGATTATTTCAAAGAAAATCCTACATACCCACCGGAAATGTTTAGGAGgcgttttcgaatgaacaagccattgttcCTTCGCATTGTCGAACGTATAAGTAATGAAGTTCCATACTTTCAGCAAAGACGAAATGCTCACGGGAGGAACGGGCTATCTGCACTTCAAAAGTGTACGGCAGCTATACGTATGCTGGCATATGGTCAATCGGGAGATACAtatgacgaatatctccgactcGGTGACAGTACATCACGTTTGTGTTTGGCAAATTTCACGGATGCAATAAtagaattgtttggaaatgaGTATCTACGAAAACCTACAGCCGAAGATCTTCAACGCTTACTCGATGTTGGAGAGGTACGGGGGTTTCCGGGGATGATAGGCAGCATCGACTgcatgcattgggagtggaaaaactgcccaacGGCTTGGAAAGGTCAGTTCACACGTGGTTCAGGaaagccgacaattgtcttagaagccgtggcatcacaagatctttggatatggcacgcatttttcggcttaccaggtaccctcaacgatatcaatgttcttgatcggtcccctgtttttgatgacatcttACATGGTCGAGCACCAAAAGTTAAGttcaaggtcaacaaccacacttatcgtatggcctactatcttactgacggaatttatccaaactggtcaacatttatccaatccatcccaCTTCCTCAAGGTCCTAAAGCCGAGAAATTTGCAGAAAAGCAAGAATCCGccagaaaagatgtcgaacgggcttttggagtattgcaatcGAGGTTTGCAATTGTTAAAAACCCAGCTCTCCAATGGGACAAGGAGAAGATAGGAAAGATCATGAGAACTTGTgtcatattgcacaatatgatagtagagAACGAACGACACGGATACGCTCAAATTGATACTTCTGAGTTCGAGTCCGGAGAATCAAGCAGAACTTCGAGGGTGACAAGGAGAGAAAGCATTCATGTCGGTGATATGTTAGGCATGCGCAGAGAAGTTCGAGATCCAGAGAAGCATGCTCGTTTGAAAGCTGATTTGATGGAAAATATATGGCAAAAGTTCGGTGATGAAGATGAATAA
- the LOC103857149 gene encoding BAG family molecular chaperone regulator 1 encodes MMRNKPTNLPATNGGRVSGAGAGGGGRESGGHDWEMRPGGMLVQKRNPDSDPVGAKPPPMIRVRVKYGSVYHEISISPHASFGELKKMLSGPTGIHHQDQKLMYKDKERDSKAFLDVSGVKDKSKMVLIEDPISQEKRFLEMRKIAKTEKASKAISDISLEVDRLGGRVSAFEMVIKKGGKVAEKDLVTVIELLMNELIKLDGIVAEGDVKLQRKLQVKRVQNYVEALDVLKVKNSMANGQQKQSSRQRLATIQEHRQEQKPIQSLMDMPINYKQKKQEIEEEPGAGPNLMDSSTKWETFDHHTATTTPLSSANNHAIPPRFNWEFFD; translated from the exons ATGATGAGAAACAAACCGACAAATCTCCCGGCGACGAACGGCGGCAGAGTCTCCGGCGCCGGCGCCGGCGGTGGCGGCAGGGAGTCAGGCGGTCATGATTGGGAGATGAGACCCGGAGGAATGTTGGTTCAGAAACGGAACCCCGATTCGGATCCTGTCGGAGCTAAACCGCCGCCGATGATTAGAGTCAGAGTCAAGTACGGTTCGGTCTACCATGAGATCAGTATTAGTCCTCATGCTTCATTTG GGGAGCTAAAGAAGATGTTGAGTGGACCAACGGGTATACACCATCAAGACCAGAAGCTAATGTATAAAGACAAAGAAAGAGACTCAAAGGCCTTTCTTGACGTTTCGGGAGTGAAAGATAAATCCAAGATGGTGCTTATCGAAGACCCGATTAGCCAAGAGAAACGTTTCTTGGAGATGAGGAAgatcgccaaaaccgaaaaggCGTCTAAAGCGATTTCCGATATTAGCCTCGAAGTTGATAGGCTCGGAGGACGT GTTTCCGCGTTTGAGATGGTTATTAAAAAAGGAGGGAAAGTTGCGGAGAAAGATCTTGTAACGGTGATTGAGCTGTTGATGAATGAGTTGATCAAGCTGGATGGGATTGTAGCTGAAGGTGATGTGAAGTTACAAAGAAAGCTGCAG GTGAAGAGAGTGCAGAACTATGTGGAAGCACTTGATGTTTTGAAGGTGAAGAACTCTATGGCTAATGGGCAGCAGAAACAGTCTAGTCGTCAGAGACTTGCAACGATTCAAGAACATAGGCAAGAACAGAAGCCGATACAATCGCTTATGGACATGCCTATAAACTACAAACAGAAGAAGCAAGAGATTGAAGAGGAGCCAGGAGCAGGACCAAATCTTATGGATTCTTCTACTAAATGGGAAACATTTGATCACCATACGGCGACGACCACTCCATTGAGCTCTGCAAATAATCATGCCATTCCACCCAGGTTCAATTGGGAATTCTTTGACTGA